In Bacillus cereus ATCC 14579, a single window of DNA contains:
- a CDS encoding response regulator transcription factor has product MAHETILVVDDEKEIRNLITIYLKNEGYKVLQAEDGEEGLRLLEENEVHLVVLDIMMPKVDGIHMCMKVREAKEMPIIMLSAKTQDMDKILGLTTGADDYVTKPFNPLELIARIKSQLRRYMKMNGFAIQNEDELEIGEMKINISTHKVIVEGEEVKLTPREFSILELLARNPGMVFSAEQIYEKVWNERSFQSDNTVMVHIRKVREKIEENPRKPRYIKTVWGVGYKIEKDI; this is encoded by the coding sequence GTGGCACACGAAACAATACTTGTCGTAGATGATGAAAAAGAAATTCGGAATTTAATTACAATCTATTTAAAGAATGAAGGATATAAAGTATTACAAGCAGAAGACGGAGAAGAAGGGTTACGTCTATTGGAAGAAAATGAAGTACATCTAGTCGTATTAGATATTATGATGCCGAAAGTGGATGGTATTCATATGTGTATGAAGGTAAGGGAAGCGAAAGAAATGCCTATTATTATGCTTTCTGCCAAAACGCAAGATATGGATAAGATTTTAGGATTAACAACAGGGGCAGATGATTATGTAACGAAGCCGTTTAATCCGTTAGAGCTAATTGCACGAATTAAATCTCAGTTACGCCGTTATATGAAAATGAATGGTTTCGCTATTCAAAATGAGGACGAGTTAGAAATTGGGGAGATGAAAATCAACATCTCGACCCATAAAGTTATTGTAGAGGGAGAAGAAGTGAAACTAACTCCGAGGGAATTTTCAATTTTAGAATTGCTAGCTAGAAATCCAGGTATGGTGTTTAGTGCGGAGCAAATTTATGAAAAGGTGTGGAACGAACGATCTTTCCAGTCTGATAATACTGTAATGGTGCATATTCGAAAAGTGCGTGAAAAGATTGAGGAGAATCCAAGGAAACCTAGATATATAAAAACAGTATGGGGAGTGGGGTATAAGATTGAAAAAGATATTTAA
- the ampS gene encoding aminopeptidase AmpS yields the protein MKKIFNPFTYIRKIRQLIEKLVKSVRKSIRIQLITTFAACALLGVLSAKAAAPFFENANRQATIDYRAGMEQINHQAQGAANSSVHENKLEAISNMIEMENQNLEQGSRALKILVTDESGKVLYKTKQAQEEQIDLHNTIRNAASFAINYTDGRNVFESTRKEFISFSPITIDGKNLYMFVSGIPEGEVIYDTQEGPFPFLIGVLVFIFSFFYITKRKMKQIEAMAQGVKEIERGNLAYRIEKKGEDEIAALTENINNMAEELMNNIEKERKLEKQKNELITNVSHDLRTPLTSIMGYLRLLRDSKYENKEQHDEYTRIAFAKSEQLKNLIEDLFEYTKLTNEQVVLEKQEVCVNELLEQLIEELVPQAEEHGLTFVKKFPEERAYASIDSEKMVRVFDNLLMNAIKYSKDDGEIKVSLQRQRRDIQIVIANHSEEFTREELANLFERFYKKDQSRSRVTEGSGLGLAIAKSIVELQGGSIRAEYRDGIIQFIVSLPIIEK from the coding sequence TTGAAAAAGATATTTAATCCGTTTACTTATATAAGGAAAATAAGACAATTAATTGAGAAATTAGTAAAGAGCGTACGAAAGAGTATAAGGATTCAATTGATTACTACTTTTGCTGCTTGTGCGTTATTAGGAGTTTTGTCAGCAAAGGCAGCAGCACCGTTTTTTGAGAATGCGAATCGTCAAGCAACTATCGATTATCGGGCTGGTATGGAACAAATTAATCACCAAGCTCAAGGAGCGGCAAATAGTTCGGTTCATGAAAATAAATTAGAAGCTATATCAAATATGATCGAAATGGAGAACCAAAATTTAGAGCAAGGGTCTAGAGCTTTGAAGATATTGGTTACTGATGAAAGTGGCAAAGTTTTATATAAAACAAAGCAAGCGCAAGAAGAGCAAATCGATTTGCATAATACGATTCGTAATGCAGCATCATTCGCGATTAATTATACAGATGGTAGAAATGTATTTGAAAGTACAAGAAAAGAGTTTATATCTTTTTCACCTATTACTATTGATGGAAAGAATTTGTACATGTTTGTTAGTGGAATTCCAGAGGGAGAGGTAATATATGATACGCAAGAAGGACCATTCCCGTTTTTAATTGGTGTACTTGTATTCATTTTCTCTTTCTTCTATATAACAAAGAGAAAGATGAAGCAGATTGAAGCAATGGCACAAGGCGTAAAGGAAATAGAAAGAGGTAACTTAGCCTACCGCATTGAGAAAAAAGGTGAAGATGAGATTGCAGCTTTAACGGAGAATATTAATAATATGGCAGAAGAGCTTATGAATAATATAGAAAAGGAACGTAAATTAGAAAAGCAAAAGAATGAGCTTATCACAAATGTATCGCATGATTTGCGTACACCACTTACTTCTATTATGGGTTACTTACGATTACTTCGAGATTCTAAATATGAAAATAAAGAACAACACGATGAGTATACGAGAATTGCTTTTGCAAAGTCGGAGCAGTTAAAAAATTTAATAGAAGATTTATTTGAGTATACGAAGTTAACAAATGAACAAGTTGTATTAGAAAAACAAGAAGTATGTGTAAATGAGTTGCTTGAGCAATTAATAGAAGAGTTAGTACCGCAAGCGGAAGAGCATGGACTTACGTTTGTTAAGAAGTTTCCTGAGGAACGTGCTTATGCATCGATTGATTCGGAAAAGATGGTTCGTGTATTTGATAATTTACTAATGAATGCAATTAAGTATAGTAAAGATGATGGAGAGATAAAAGTTTCTCTTCAAAGGCAGCGTAGGGATATACAAATTGTAATTGCGAATCATAGTGAAGAGTTTACGAGAGAAGAGTTAGCGAATTTGTTTGAACGTTTCTATAAGAAGGATCAATCTCGAAGTAGAGTAACGGAAGGGTCGGGACTCGGTTTAGCGATTGCGAAAAGTATTGTTGAGTTACAAGGTGGTAGTATTCGAGCGGAATATAGGGATGGCATTATTCAATTTATCGTCTCGTTACCAATTATAGAAAAATAA